In Aquiflexum balticum DSM 16537, a single genomic region encodes these proteins:
- a CDS encoding hemolysin family protein has translation MESQYLIYVVITLLFSAFFSGIEIAYVSANKLHIELQNKQGLLSGRILSAFIQRPGQFIGTTLIGNTIALVLYGIFMTNLLEPWIRGWIPVGFENQVLILVIQTVISTMLVLITAEFLPKSIFMLNPNSLLSVFSVPFQIVYIIMFPIVWLVVGLSRFFIVNILRLDYNEDKPVFKVTDLNSFIQNNLRHSGSDIKVDMDTKIFDNAVEFKTIRVRECMVPRTDIAAVDIEDTMEDLKEVFAESGHSKIIVFKDSIDDVIGYCHQLELFKKPKNIADILTPIIIVPESALANELLIQFIKERKSLALVVDEFGGTSGIVSMEDIIEEIFGEIQDEYDSDDLIEQKLSENEYLLSARHEIDYLNEKYGWHIPYGDFETLAGFILSLREDIPQKGESITYEAYTFVVVSKQEHRLETVKIKIHHGSDSFN, from the coding sequence ATGGAATCACAATACCTCATTTATGTCGTTATTACCCTGCTTTTTTCCGCCTTTTTTTCAGGAATAGAAATAGCATACGTCTCAGCCAACAAACTGCATATTGAACTTCAAAATAAGCAGGGCTTACTTTCAGGAAGAATTTTATCCGCTTTTATTCAGCGCCCAGGTCAATTTATTGGCACAACCTTGATTGGCAATACCATTGCTTTGGTGTTGTATGGTATATTTATGACCAATCTTTTGGAACCTTGGATAAGGGGTTGGATACCGGTCGGATTTGAAAATCAGGTTTTGATATTGGTCATCCAAACAGTAATCTCAACCATGTTGGTTTTAATTACTGCTGAATTTCTTCCTAAAAGCATTTTTATGCTCAATCCGAATAGTTTGTTGTCTGTTTTTTCAGTGCCTTTTCAGATTGTTTATATTATCATGTTTCCTATAGTTTGGTTGGTAGTGGGGCTATCCAGGTTCTTTATTGTCAATATTTTGAGATTGGATTACAATGAGGATAAACCGGTTTTTAAAGTAACTGATCTGAATAGTTTCATACAAAATAACCTGCGCCACAGCGGTAGTGATATAAAGGTAGATATGGACACCAAGATTTTTGATAATGCAGTGGAATTCAAAACCATCAGGGTAAGGGAATGTATGGTTCCAAGGACAGATATTGCTGCAGTGGATATTGAAGATACTATGGAAGATCTAAAAGAGGTATTTGCTGAAAGCGGCCACTCCAAGATCATTGTTTTCAAAGATTCCATTGATGATGTGATCGGTTATTGCCATCAATTGGAGTTGTTCAAAAAACCCAAAAATATTGCAGATATTCTTACGCCGATAATTATAGTCCCTGAGTCTGCTTTGGCAAATGAATTACTGATACAATTTATTAAAGAAAGAAAAAGTTTGGCATTGGTGGTGGATGAATTTGGCGGGACTAGCGGAATTGTCAGCATGGAAGATATCATTGAAGAAATCTTTGGGGAAATTCAGGATGAGTATGACAGTGATGATCTGATTGAACAAAAATTGTCAGAAAATGAATATTTGCTCAGTGCCAGACATGAAATTGATTATTTAAATGAAAAATATGGATGGCATATTCCATACGGAGATTTTGAAACTTTAGCAGGATTTATTCTTTCATTAAGGGAAGATATTCCTCAAAAAGGCGAGTCTATTACCTATGAGGCCTATACTTTTGTTGTAGTTTCAAAACAGGAGCACCGATTGGAAACAGTCAAAATCAAGATTCATCATGGTTCTGACAGCTTCAATTAA
- a CDS encoding peptidylprolyl isomerase produces MALIKKIRQRTGLAIGVIAVGLIFFLVGGDILSPNSTLLGGKSNEVGEIAGESISYEEYIQKIEETKFSFQQNTGRTPSEAEMNSIREQAWRALIVERVFESQYEALGLTVSDAELVDLVQGKNIIAELRQQLTNPQTGEFDRTQLVSFLQSLDAAGPEQRAYWAQQERMFANARLRIKYDNLLSTSEYANSKEGKLEHKMTNSIADVDHLFIPFYAISDSLVQVSDSELKDYISKNPDKFKVSNAIDLDYVSFELNPSGEDSATVISEIRELTEELRSTSNDSLFVVRNSEGLQPFSTFGPGDVLPNTLTSNVDEFVEGETYGPFLTNRSSYVSHKITSKFDGTPKMRASHILFGAQDLEGDAKEQVRQTAQGVLKEIQEGLNFAAAAAQYGQDGTAQRGGDLGWFAKADFVEEFANVSFEAKSTGLINRLVETEYGFHIISVTDLPQTETYKIATLELELGPSDATRNDVFRKADFFAANTGNAKEFVANAEKEGYRIIQANNVDAFARNLNNLQNAREVIRWAFNDASVGKVSQVFELDNTYIVATLKNKYEEGTASLDQVRQQVLTQVRNDKKAEMIKEKIKDNASLEEMQALFEDVASLDNTADLRLNASVLPGVGFAPKAIGAVFGLQNPGDISRPIHEDVGIIVLKLNSLTPSPEIADYNSYQRQLTLNASQRTSYMIMMALEDLANVKDYRYKFF; encoded by the coding sequence ATGGCTTTAATTAAAAAAATCAGACAGAGAACAGGTCTTGCAATAGGTGTTATTGCAGTGGGATTGATATTTTTCCTTGTAGGAGGAGATATTTTAAGTCCAAATTCCACCCTTTTGGGCGGCAAATCAAACGAAGTAGGTGAGATTGCAGGTGAAAGTATTTCTTATGAGGAATACATCCAAAAAATAGAGGAAACAAAATTTTCATTTCAACAAAATACAGGAAGGACCCCTTCCGAAGCTGAAATGAACTCCATCCGTGAACAGGCATGGAGGGCTTTGATTGTGGAGCGGGTCTTTGAATCGCAATATGAAGCATTGGGACTGACTGTTTCCGATGCTGAATTGGTTGACCTTGTTCAGGGCAAAAACATCATCGCTGAGCTTAGGCAGCAGCTGACCAATCCGCAGACAGGTGAATTTGACAGAACCCAATTGGTATCATTCCTTCAATCCCTCGACGCAGCAGGTCCGGAGCAAAGAGCCTATTGGGCTCAGCAGGAAAGAATGTTTGCCAATGCAAGGTTAAGGATCAAGTATGACAATCTTTTGTCGACCTCTGAATATGCCAATTCCAAGGAAGGTAAGTTAGAACATAAAATGACCAACTCCATAGCGGATGTGGATCATTTATTCATTCCATTTTATGCTATATCCGATTCATTGGTTCAGGTTTCGGACAGTGAACTGAAAGATTATATCAGCAAGAATCCTGATAAGTTTAAGGTCTCAAATGCAATTGATTTGGATTATGTCAGCTTCGAGCTCAATCCAAGTGGTGAAGATTCAGCAACTGTAATCAGCGAAATCAGGGAATTAACTGAAGAATTGAGGAGTACCAGCAATGATTCCCTATTTGTCGTTCGTAATTCAGAAGGCTTACAACCGTTTTCAACCTTTGGCCCCGGTGATGTTTTGCCAAATACACTTACATCCAATGTAGATGAATTTGTAGAAGGAGAGACTTATGGTCCTTTCCTCACCAACAGGTCTTCATATGTCAGCCATAAAATCACTTCAAAATTTGATGGTACTCCCAAAATGAGAGCAAGCCACATTCTTTTCGGAGCGCAAGACTTGGAGGGGGATGCAAAAGAACAAGTGAGACAGACGGCTCAGGGTGTATTGAAAGAAATTCAGGAAGGCCTTAATTTTGCCGCAGCCGCTGCTCAGTATGGTCAGGATGGCACAGCACAGCGAGGTGGTGACTTAGGATGGTTTGCCAAAGCAGATTTTGTGGAGGAATTTGCAAATGTTTCTTTTGAAGCTAAAAGTACAGGATTGATCAACAGATTAGTGGAAACTGAATATGGATTTCATATCATCAGTGTTACAGACCTTCCCCAGACTGAGACCTATAAAATTGCTACTCTAGAGTTGGAGTTGGGTCCTAGTGATGCCACTAGAAATGATGTTTTCAGGAAAGCTGATTTTTTTGCGGCCAACACCGGTAATGCCAAAGAGTTTGTTGCCAATGCTGAAAAAGAAGGTTATAGAATCATTCAGGCAAATAATGTAGATGCATTTGCGAGGAATTTAAATAACCTTCAAAATGCGAGAGAGGTAATCAGATGGGCATTTAATGATGCCTCAGTTGGAAAAGTTTCACAGGTGTTTGAATTGGACAATACGTATATCGTAGCTACCCTTAAAAACAAATATGAAGAAGGTACCGCAAGCTTGGATCAAGTAAGGCAGCAGGTATTGACTCAGGTCAGAAATGATAAGAAAGCTGAAATGATCAAAGAAAAAATCAAAGATAATGCATCACTTGAAGAGATGCAGGCTTTATTTGAAGATGTAGCTTCTTTGGACAATACAGCAGACCTTAGGCTAAACGCATCAGTATTACCAGGAGTGGGATTTGCCCCTAAGGCTATTGGCGCGGTCTTTGGACTTCAAAATCCCGGAGATATCAGCAGACCCATACATGAGGATGTTGGAATCATCGTATTGAAATTGAATTCTTTGACTCCTTCCCCAGAAATTGCAGATTATAACAGTTATCAAAGACAACTTACCCTCAATGCTTCTCAAAGAACTTCATACATGATAATGATGGCTTTAGAAGATTTGGCTAATGTCAAAGATTATAGATATAAATTTTTCTAA
- a CDS encoding tetratricopeptide repeat protein: protein MKVKHTLVGFFIIALVGMAQAQDGWNWPADEELEAKAREYNASYVDYMKSDQFVEATKPLSWLLANTPDLNESIYINGVTVYHGAAGTATDEAKKKVYQDSVITIFDMRKANFDNETKWIENKAYYSYNYYKADRKKVGDALATFDRVVELNGNFNTINLVAAYFDLVYRHNAYNKAFTKEQLLERYEKLNALLAEAEAEGKDVSAPKQTLEQLVVAMELIDCDFIENTLSPKLMADPTNMVLAQQIFKYSIQYKCTSSPTFLTVLEMIDSDNPTFSTSQVRAMRYMQNREYEKAFPVLERALTLAENNTQKAEVYFDLAKIHAQSGRKSAARSSALEAGKVDPEKSKEAWLLIAQLYMGSYNDCKKGISRVEDQAIFIAAYNAYQRAGDSKGMAEARARFPSKEELFTESRQPGETLTLNCWIGETVTLATRD from the coding sequence ATGAAAGTAAAACACACACTTGTAGGGTTCTTTATAATAGCCCTTGTAGGAATGGCACAGGCGCAGGACGGTTGGAACTGGCCCGCTGATGAAGAGCTAGAAGCAAAAGCAAGAGAATACAACGCTTCCTATGTGGACTATATGAAATCTGATCAGTTCGTTGAAGCAACCAAACCACTGAGTTGGCTTTTGGCCAATACTCCTGATTTGAATGAATCCATTTATATCAATGGTGTAACAGTATACCACGGTGCTGCAGGAACAGCAACTGATGAGGCAAAGAAAAAGGTATATCAGGATTCTGTCATAACGATTTTCGATATGAGAAAGGCTAATTTTGATAATGAAACCAAATGGATAGAAAACAAAGCATACTACAGCTATAATTATTACAAAGCCGATAGAAAAAAAGTTGGTGACGCCTTGGCTACATTTGATAGAGTGGTTGAATTGAATGGTAATTTCAATACCATCAATTTGGTCGCAGCTTATTTTGATTTGGTCTATAGGCATAATGCCTATAATAAAGCTTTTACCAAAGAGCAACTGTTGGAACGCTATGAAAAACTAAATGCTTTGTTAGCTGAAGCAGAGGCAGAAGGTAAAGATGTTTCAGCGCCAAAGCAGACCTTGGAACAATTGGTTGTTGCTATGGAGTTGATTGATTGTGATTTCATTGAAAACACCTTAAGTCCGAAGTTGATGGCCGATCCTACCAATATGGTATTGGCACAGCAGATTTTCAAGTATTCCATCCAATACAAGTGTACCTCTTCGCCTACATTCCTGACAGTTTTGGAAATGATAGATTCTGACAATCCTACTTTCTCGACCTCTCAGGTTAGAGCGATGCGCTATATGCAGAACAGGGAGTATGAAAAAGCCTTCCCTGTCTTGGAAAGAGCTTTGACTTTGGCAGAAAACAACACCCAAAAAGCGGAAGTATATTTTGATTTGGCTAAAATCCATGCTCAGTCAGGTAGAAAATCAGCTGCAAGATCTTCTGCACTTGAGGCAGGAAAAGTTGATCCTGAAAAATCCAAAGAAGCTTGGTTGTTGATAGCCCAATTGTATATGGGGTCTTACAATGATTGTAAAAAAGGTATCAGTAGGGTAGAAGATCAGGCTATCTTTATAGCAGCCTATAATGCTTACCAAAGGGCAGGTGACAGCAAAGGTATGGCTGAGGCACGTGCGAGGTTCCCTTCCAAAGAGGAATTGTTTACGGAAAGCAGACAGCCAGGTGAAACTTTAACCTTAAACTGTTGGATAGGTGAAACTGTAACTTTGGCAACTAGAGATTAA
- a CDS encoding type III pantothenate kinase, with translation MRNLIVDIGNSRIKTAVFEDDTLISENSFEDFDLFRAFSEKLDFQHAIISSVTYQETQLNEMLPYSFLFLNMKTRLPIENKYQTPETLGVDRKAAVVGARAIAAVGNLLAIDLGSCITYDFLDDRNCYWGGAISPGLQMRFRAMNQQTARLPLVDLKRESVPDLIGGSTVSCMQGGVYFGILHELTGFIEQYQSKYKGLKVIICGGDSIFFESLTKDHIFVIPNLILYGLNRILSYNVNYQ, from the coding sequence TTGAGAAACTTAATAGTAGATATAGGAAACAGCAGAATCAAAACAGCAGTTTTTGAAGATGATACATTGATTTCAGAAAATAGTTTTGAGGATTTTGACTTATTCAGGGCTTTTTCAGAAAAACTGGATTTCCAGCATGCCATCATCAGTTCAGTTACTTACCAAGAAACACAATTGAATGAGATGTTACCGTATTCATTTCTATTTCTGAATATGAAAACACGTCTACCGATAGAGAATAAGTATCAAACGCCGGAAACGTTGGGAGTGGATAGAAAGGCTGCTGTAGTGGGTGCAAGAGCTATCGCAGCGGTTGGAAATCTATTGGCAATAGATCTGGGAAGTTGTATAACCTATGATTTTCTGGATGACCGGAATTGTTATTGGGGTGGTGCAATTTCACCTGGACTACAGATGAGGTTCAGGGCCATGAATCAGCAAACAGCAAGGCTTCCTTTGGTGGACTTGAAAAGGGAGTCCGTACCTGATTTAATAGGAGGGAGTACAGTTTCCTGCATGCAGGGAGGGGTATATTTTGGTATTCTTCATGAATTGACCGGATTCATTGAGCAGTACCAATCAAAGTATAAAGGTTTAAAGGTCATTATTTGTGGGGGTGATTCAATTTTTTTTGAATCCTTAACAAAAGACCACATATTTGTAATCCCTAATTTGATCCTGTATGGATTAAATAGAATATTAAGCTACAATGTCAATTACCAATAG
- the lptC gene encoding LPS export ABC transporter periplasmic protein LptC, with the protein MKWISGPLLFFCFIPLLFSSCGEEVDTALLEGYLGPTSIAYDIELYHSDSAIIRTVLRAKKQLEYEDGNIEFPQGIEITFFDKEGNISTTMRADKGYYERKDNIYRGEGDVRVNNLEKEQKLSSEELYWNPNSKKIYTEKFVTVQEKETLFNGTGMEADEGFNEYKLFKVTNSRTLLPGEGM; encoded by the coding sequence ATGAAATGGATTTCAGGACCATTATTGTTTTTTTGTTTCATCCCTCTGTTGTTTTCTTCCTGTGGAGAAGAAGTAGATACTGCTTTGTTGGAAGGTTATTTGGGACCAACGAGTATAGCTTATGATATCGAATTGTATCACAGTGATTCTGCAATCATTCGGACTGTTTTAAGAGCTAAAAAACAACTGGAATATGAAGACGGTAATATTGAATTTCCTCAAGGTATTGAAATTACATTTTTCGATAAAGAGGGAAATATCAGTACCACCATGCGAGCTGACAAGGGCTATTATGAAAGAAAGGATAATATTTATAGAGGGGAAGGAGACGTGAGAGTAAATAATTTAGAGAAGGAACAAAAACTTTCCTCAGAAGAGCTTTATTGGAATCCGAATTCCAAAAAGATTTATACGGAGAAGTTTGTGACTGTTCAGGAAAAAGAAACTCTTTTTAATGGAACAGGAATGGAAGCTGATGAAGGATTCAATGAATATAAACTCTTTAAAGTAACCAATAGCCGGACTTTATTGCCGGGTGAGGGAATGTAA